In Nocardia asteroides, a single genomic region encodes these proteins:
- a CDS encoding NAD(P)/FAD-dependent oxidoreductase, protein MPETSARERVVVVGSGFAGFTCAGELCRRVAKSGRDIEIVLVTPQDYMLYTPLLPDVAGGLIDPRFVAIPLADALPKVRLVVASADSIDLTGRTITVTGDHHAPRTLSWDRLVLTPGSVTRLFDVPGLREHARGLKTVAEALYLREQLLRQLELADQEEDEAVRRARRTVVVVGASYAGTELIAQLRALADDYARRRGLDRADIRFLLLDTAKQVMPEVGAELGEKVLHELRGRGIEIRLETSLRELTADRVVLTDGTEVPTHTVAWVTGVTGAPVLETLDLPLERGRLVVDAELRVPGHPSVFAGGDAAAVPDLTKPGEITPPTAQHASRQGKTLARNVVASLGIGTFAPYRHRDLGLVVDLGPRFAVANPLGIPLSGLPAKAVTRAYHTFAVPRGVNRWAVVMTYLTNTVTQRPLALLGLVTPEEASFARAEGISEH, encoded by the coding sequence GTGCCCGAGACCAGCGCCCGTGAACGCGTCGTCGTCGTCGGCAGCGGATTCGCCGGATTCACCTGTGCGGGCGAGCTGTGCCGGCGGGTCGCGAAGTCCGGCCGCGACATCGAGATCGTGCTGGTGACCCCGCAGGACTACATGCTCTACACGCCGCTGCTGCCGGATGTGGCCGGCGGGCTGATCGACCCGCGCTTCGTCGCGATTCCGCTGGCGGACGCGCTGCCGAAGGTCAGGCTGGTGGTGGCGAGCGCGGACTCGATCGACCTCACGGGCCGCACGATCACGGTCACCGGCGACCACCACGCGCCACGCACCCTCTCCTGGGATCGCCTCGTGCTGACCCCCGGCTCGGTGACCAGGCTCTTCGATGTGCCGGGGCTGCGCGAGCACGCCCGCGGCCTGAAGACCGTCGCCGAGGCGCTCTACCTGCGCGAGCAGCTGCTGCGGCAGCTGGAGCTGGCCGACCAGGAGGAGGACGAGGCGGTGCGCCGGGCCCGCCGCACCGTCGTGGTGGTCGGCGCCTCCTACGCGGGCACCGAGCTGATCGCCCAGCTCCGCGCGCTCGCCGACGACTACGCGCGGCGCCGCGGGCTTGACCGCGCGGACATCCGGTTCCTGCTGCTCGACACCGCGAAGCAGGTCATGCCCGAGGTCGGCGCCGAACTCGGCGAGAAGGTGCTGCACGAGCTGCGCGGCCGCGGCATCGAGATCCGGCTGGAGACCTCGCTGCGCGAGCTCACCGCCGATCGGGTGGTGCTCACCGACGGCACCGAGGTGCCGACGCACACCGTCGCCTGGGTGACCGGCGTGACCGGCGCCCCCGTGCTGGAGACCCTCGACCTGCCGCTGGAGCGCGGCAGGCTGGTGGTCGACGCCGAACTGCGCGTGCCCGGCCACCCGTCGGTCTTCGCCGGTGGCGACGCCGCCGCCGTGCCCGACCTGACCAAGCCGGGCGAGATCACCCCGCCCACCGCCCAGCACGCCTCCCGGCAGGGCAAGACGCTGGCCCGCAATGTCGTCGCCAGCCTGGGGATCGGCACCTTCGCGCCGTACCGGCACCGCGACCTCGGGCTGGTCGTCGACCTCGGCCCGCGCTTCGCCGTCGCCAACCCGCTCGGGATTCCGCTCTCCGGGCTGCCGGCCAAGGCGGTCACCCGCGCCTACCACACCTTCGCGGTGCCGCGCGGGGTGAACCGCTGGGCCGTCGTCATGACCTACCTGACCAACACCGTCACCCAGCGCCCGCTGGCGCTGCTCGGCCTGGTCACCCCGGAGGAGGCGAGTTTCGCGCGCGCGGAGGGGATTTCGGAGCACTGA
- a CDS encoding MerR family transcriptional regulator, whose protein sequence is MLVETCDRTTGDSAHPTLHYGTAQLARRAGCSVQHVRDLERTGVLPPAPRAGNGYRRYGDTHLRCLLGYRALAAAIGPVTAKELLRALHRDPPDAVPARLDAAHAGLHRERAELAEATAAAAAVAAEPVPDPRPADAMGIAELAAALGVRASALRHWEAEGLIGPGRDRGGARRYTPAQVRDARIVHQLRAAGYRIGAVRAVLAGLPRGGTAAVAAALAARERDIAARSLALLGAAAALAPLCGA, encoded by the coding sequence GTGCTTGTGGAGACTTGCGACCGCACGACCGGGGATTCGGCCCACCCGACCCTCCACTACGGCACCGCGCAGCTCGCCCGCCGCGCGGGCTGTTCCGTGCAGCACGTGCGCGACCTGGAGCGCACGGGGGTGCTCCCGCCCGCCCCGCGCGCCGGCAACGGCTACCGCCGCTACGGCGACACCCACCTGCGCTGCCTGCTCGGCTACCGCGCGCTGGCCGCCGCGATCGGCCCGGTGACGGCGAAGGAGCTGCTGCGCGCGCTGCACCGCGACCCACCGGACGCCGTGCCTGCCCGGCTCGACGCCGCGCACGCCGGGCTGCACCGGGAACGCGCCGAGCTCGCGGAGGCGACCGCGGCGGCCGCCGCCGTCGCGGCCGAGCCGGTGCCCGATCCGCGCCCGGCCGATGCCATGGGCATCGCGGAACTCGCCGCGGCGCTCGGGGTCCGGGCCTCGGCGCTGCGGCACTGGGAGGCCGAAGGGCTGATCGGCCCCGGCCGCGACCGCGGCGGTGCCCGCCGCTACACCCCGGCCCAGGTGCGCGACGCCAGGATCGTGCACCAGCTGCGCGCCGCGGGCTACCGGATCGGGGCCGTGCGCGCGGTGCTCGCCGGGCTGCCGCGCGGCGGCACCGCCGCGGTCGCCGCGGCGCTGGCCGCCAGGGAGCGCGACATCGCCGCCCGGTCGCTGGCTCTGCTCGGCGCGGCCGCCGCGCTGGCGCCGCTCTGCGGAGCATGA
- a CDS encoding PAS and ANTAR domain-containing protein, with translation MRSRRSPAALRIGTFGYLAAEQRWQWSAETAAMHGYELGEVVPTAELLAAHQHPEDRAVFLAAVGSGGGFCLRQRLTDAAGNARVVIVIAEPGPAGFYVDLTGPVLAQHRTLIDAALPEYARLRGPIEQAAGMLMVVYGIPAGRADELLRARAAEHGLALPRFAQLLCAAVADGVDVPARLRTVFDHALLTVHQRG, from the coding sequence ATGAGAAGCCGGAGATCCCCGGCCGCGCTGCGCATCGGCACCTTCGGCTACCTGGCCGCCGAGCAGCGCTGGCAGTGGTCGGCGGAGACCGCCGCCATGCACGGCTACGAGCTCGGCGAGGTCGTGCCGACGGCGGAACTGCTTGCCGCGCACCAGCACCCGGAGGATCGCGCGGTGTTCCTCGCCGCCGTCGGCAGCGGGGGCGGGTTCTGTCTGCGGCAGCGGCTCACCGACGCCGCGGGCAACGCCAGGGTGGTCATCGTGATCGCCGAGCCGGGCCCCGCCGGCTTCTACGTCGACCTCACCGGCCCGGTGCTGGCGCAGCACCGGACGCTGATCGACGCCGCGCTGCCGGAGTACGCGCGGCTGCGCGGCCCGATCGAGCAGGCCGCCGGGATGCTCATGGTGGTCTACGGCATCCCGGCCGGGCGCGCGGACGAGCTGCTGCGCGCCCGCGCCGCCGAGCACGGGCTGGCGCTGCCCCGCTTCGCCCAGCTGCTCTGCGCGGCGGTGGCCGATGGCGTCGATGTGCCGGCGCGGCTGCGAACCGTCTTCGACCACGCGCTGCTCACGGTGCATCAGCGGGGCTGA
- a CDS encoding galactose-1-phosphate uridylyltransferase, producing MASGIVKRQARLADGRELIYFDDADTRLGPERRIDTRALEPRPGTAAMRLDVLTGEWISIAAARQNRVVLPPSDRDPLAPQTPRNPSEIPDVYDVAVFENRSPAFGPALPPQVTGAPPAPTGLADLAELGLGRELTAVGRCEVVCFSPEPQGSLGTLGTSRARTVIEAWADRTAALSALPGIEQVFPFENRGEAIGVTLHHPHGQIYAYPYVTPRTARLLDAAERLGPGFFGDILDFERAGPRVVLAGAHWTAFVPFAARWPIEVHLLPHRHVPDFACTDGAERAELAELLPRLLRGIDALYGTPTPYIAAWHQAPVRAGRDALRLHLQLTSPRRGIDKLKYPAGSEAAMGAWIGDIPPESAAARIREALA from the coding sequence GTGGCATCCGGAATCGTCAAGCGGCAGGCGCGGCTCGCCGACGGCCGCGAGCTGATCTACTTCGACGACGCCGACACCCGGCTCGGCCCGGAGCGCCGGATCGACACCAGGGCGCTGGAGCCGCGGCCGGGTACCGCGGCCATGCGGCTCGACGTGCTCACCGGGGAGTGGATCTCGATCGCCGCGGCCAGGCAGAACCGGGTGGTGCTCCCGCCGTCGGACCGCGACCCGCTGGCCCCGCAGACCCCGCGCAACCCCTCCGAGATCCCGGACGTCTACGACGTCGCCGTCTTCGAGAACCGCTCACCCGCCTTCGGCCCCGCGCTGCCCCCGCAGGTCACCGGCGCGCCGCCCGCCCCGACCGGCCTCGCCGACCTGGCCGAACTCGGCCTCGGCCGCGAGCTGACCGCGGTCGGGCGCTGCGAGGTGGTCTGTTTCAGCCCGGAGCCGCAGGGCTCGCTCGGAACGCTCGGCACGAGCCGCGCCCGCACCGTGATCGAGGCATGGGCGGACCGCACCGCCGCGCTCTCCGCGCTGCCCGGAATCGAGCAGGTCTTCCCGTTCGAGAACCGGGGCGAGGCGATCGGGGTGACGCTGCACCACCCGCACGGCCAGATCTACGCCTACCCCTACGTCACCCCGCGCACCGCCCGCCTGCTCGACGCCGCCGAGCGGCTCGGCCCCGGATTCTTCGGCGACATCCTGGACTTCGAGCGCGCGGGCCCGCGGGTGGTGCTGGCCGGTGCGCACTGGACCGCGTTCGTCCCCTTTGCGGCGCGCTGGCCGATCGAGGTGCACCTGCTCCCGCACCGGCACGTCCCCGATTTCGCCTGCACCGACGGGGCCGAGCGCGCCGAGCTAGCCGAGCTGCTGCCGCGGCTGCTGCGCGGCATCGACGCGCTCTACGGCACCCCGACGCCCTACATCGCGGCCTGGCACCAGGCGCCGGTGCGCGCAGGCCGGGACGCGCTGCGGCTGCACCTGCAGCTCACGTCGCCGCGGCGCGGCATCGACAAACTCAAGTACCCGGCGGGATCGGAGGCGGCCATGGGCGCGTGGATCGGGGACATCCCGCCGGAGAGCGCGGCGGCCCGGATCCGGGAGGCGCTGGCATGA
- the galK gene encoding galactokinase: MSGSGAERDSHAGPPAGPEQRSVTARALFRQLTGGDAAGVWSAPGRVNLIGEHTDYNEGFVLPFAIDRRTEVAAALRTDGVLRVVSTFGDEPVSLPVADLVRAHADGELRGWSAYPLGVAWALGEFGADLAAVPGADLAIDSTVPVGAGLSSSAAIESAVALALAELWGLALSRETLAKVGQRAENDAVGAPTGIMDQSAALLGELDAAVFLDCRSLAAEVVPLGFAEAGLVLRVIDTGVRHEHATGGYRERRASCEAGAAALGVPALRDLEVGDLDRARELLDDVTFRRVRHVVTEDRRVLDTVRTLRADGAAAIGSLLDASHVSMRDDFEISVPELDVAVESARGAGALGARMTGGGFGGAAIALAPADAVAAISDAVDRAFAARGFAPPTQFTVVPSDGAHRDS; this comes from the coding sequence ATGAGCGGCTCGGGAGCGGAGCGGGACAGCCACGCAGGGCCCCCGGCCGGGCCGGAACAGCGCAGCGTGACCGCGCGGGCGCTGTTCCGGCAGCTGACCGGGGGAGACGCGGCGGGAGTGTGGTCGGCGCCGGGGCGAGTCAACCTGATCGGCGAGCACACCGACTACAACGAGGGCTTCGTGCTCCCGTTCGCCATCGACCGGCGCACCGAGGTCGCCGCCGCACTGCGCACCGACGGGGTGCTGCGCGTGGTGAGCACCTTCGGCGACGAACCGGTCTCGCTCCCGGTGGCCGATCTGGTGCGCGCGCACGCCGACGGCGAGCTGCGCGGCTGGTCCGCCTACCCGCTCGGCGTCGCCTGGGCGCTCGGCGAATTCGGCGCCGACCTCGCCGCCGTGCCCGGCGCCGACCTCGCCATCGACTCCACCGTCCCGGTCGGCGCCGGCCTCTCCTCCTCGGCGGCGATCGAGAGCGCGGTCGCGCTGGCGCTGGCCGAGCTGTGGGGTCTCGCGCTCTCCAGGGAGACCCTGGCGAAGGTGGGGCAGCGCGCGGAGAACGACGCGGTCGGCGCCCCCACCGGCATCATGGACCAATCCGCCGCCCTGCTCGGCGAACTCGACGCCGCCGTCTTCCTCGACTGCCGCTCGCTCGCCGCCGAGGTGGTCCCGCTCGGCTTCGCCGAGGCCGGGCTGGTGCTGCGCGTCATCGACACCGGCGTCCGGCACGAGCACGCCACCGGCGGCTACCGCGAGCGCCGCGCCTCCTGCGAGGCGGGCGCCGCCGCGCTCGGCGTCCCCGCGCTGCGCGACCTCGAGGTCGGCGACCTGGACCGGGCGCGGGAGCTGCTCGACGACGTCACCTTCCGCCGGGTCAGGCACGTGGTCACCGAGGACCGCCGGGTCCTCGATACCGTGCGCACGCTGCGCGCCGACGGCGCCGCCGCGATCGGCTCGCTGCTGGACGCCTCGCACGTCTCCATGCGCGACGACTTCGAGATCTCGGTCCCGGAGCTGGACGTCGCGGTGGAGTCCGCGCGCGGCGCGGGGGCGCTCGGGGCGCGGATGACCGGCGGCGGGTTCGGCGGCGCCGCCATCGCGCTGGCGCCCGCCGACGCCGTCGCGGCGATCTCCGACGCGGTCGACCGTGCCTTCGCCGCGCGCGGCTTCGCGCCGCCGACGCAGTTCACCGTCGTCCCGTCGGACGGCGCGCACCGGGACTCGTGA
- a CDS encoding aldose 1-epimerase family protein codes for MLESAITATGRAVTLESGGVRAEIGTVAAVLRSLTVDGVAVTEPVPATAPPPQGCGLVLVPWPNRVRDGRWSLDGAAQQLDLTEPARGNAIHGLLRNTDYTVLERSADAVTLGALIPPQHGWPFLLDTTVRYALRPDGLAVTHGVRNHSGRTAPWAVGAHPYLRVGAHPIEELVLTLHAGTRFEADERMNPVGEHPVTGTAFDLRGGVRVGELELDTAFGDVVPVDGVAARLTAPDGAAVELLQGADWGYAQVFTPRIFPRDGVRGLAVAVEPMTAPPDALNSGRGLVRLAPGERAERGWGLRYTAAGGSR; via the coding sequence GTGCTCGAATCCGCTATCACCGCCACCGGAAGGGCGGTCACGCTGGAGTCCGGCGGCGTGCGCGCCGAGATCGGCACCGTGGCCGCCGTCCTCCGCTCGCTGACCGTCGACGGGGTCGCCGTCACCGAACCGGTGCCCGCCACCGCGCCGCCGCCGCAGGGCTGCGGCCTCGTGCTCGTCCCGTGGCCGAACCGGGTGCGCGACGGCCGCTGGAGCCTCGACGGCGCCGCGCAGCAGCTCGACCTCACCGAACCGGCCCGCGGCAACGCCATCCACGGCCTGCTGCGCAACACCGACTACACCGTGCTCGAGCGAAGCGCCGACGCGGTGACGCTCGGCGCGCTGATCCCGCCGCAGCACGGCTGGCCCTTCCTGCTCGACACCACCGTGCGGTACGCGCTGCGCCCGGACGGCCTCGCGGTCACGCACGGCGTGCGCAACCACTCCGGGCGCACGGCGCCGTGGGCGGTCGGCGCGCACCCCTACCTGCGGGTCGGCGCGCACCCGATCGAGGAGCTGGTGCTCACGCTGCACGCGGGCACCCGGTTCGAGGCGGACGAGCGGATGAACCCGGTGGGCGAGCATCCGGTCACGGGCACCGCCTTCGACCTGCGCGGCGGCGTCCGGGTCGGCGAACTCGAGCTGGACACCGCCTTCGGCGACGTCGTCCCGGTCGACGGCGTGGCGGCGCGGCTGACCGCCCCGGACGGCGCCGCCGTCGAGCTGCTGCAGGGCGCGGACTGGGGGTACGCCCAGGTCTTCACGCCGCGGATCTTCCCGCGCGACGGCGTGCGCGGCCTCGCGGTGGCGGTGGAGCCGATGACCGCGCCGCCGGACGCGCTGAACTCCGGGCGCGGGCTGGTCCGGCTGGCGCCCGGCGAGCGCGCCGAACGCGGCTGGGGGCTGCGCTACACCGCCGCGGGCGGGTCGCGGTAG
- a CDS encoding crotonase/enoyl-CoA hydratase family protein — MPDYENHAGTRPAAWYEDASAGAGSPYAGRPEPVREHRYATLTYEVTGRIARITFDRPEHGNAITPDTPLDLAHAVERADLDPAVHVILVSGRGKGFCGGYDLALFAEQSGSADDPDSTLGTALDPVVQARNHNPWGTWDPVLDYQMMSRFNRGFASLLHANKPTVAKLHGFAIAGGTDIALYADQIVCADDTRIGYPPTRVWGIPAAGMWAHRLGDQRAKRLLFTGDSLTGAQAAEWGLAVESWPAAELDARTEDFVARIARMPLNQLVMAKLAVTSSLLAQGVANSGMVSTVFDGISRHTREGYAFQLRAATAGFREAVRERDEPFGDWKGSPKG; from the coding sequence ATGCCGGATTACGAGAACCACGCGGGCACCCGCCCCGCCGCCTGGTACGAGGACGCCAGCGCGGGCGCCGGGTCGCCCTACGCGGGCCGTCCCGAGCCGGTGCGCGAACACCGGTACGCCACCCTCACCTACGAGGTGACCGGCCGCATCGCACGGATCACCTTCGACCGCCCCGAGCACGGCAACGCCATCACCCCCGACACCCCGCTCGACCTGGCGCACGCCGTCGAGCGCGCCGACCTGGACCCGGCGGTGCACGTCATCCTGGTCTCCGGCCGCGGCAAGGGCTTCTGCGGCGGCTACGACCTGGCGCTCTTCGCCGAGCAGTCCGGCTCCGCCGACGATCCGGACTCCACGCTCGGCACCGCGCTCGACCCCGTGGTGCAGGCCCGCAACCACAACCCGTGGGGCACCTGGGACCCGGTGCTCGACTACCAGATGATGAGCCGCTTCAACCGCGGCTTCGCCAGCCTGCTGCACGCGAACAAGCCGACCGTCGCCAAGCTGCACGGCTTCGCCATCGCGGGCGGCACCGACATCGCGCTCTACGCCGACCAGATCGTCTGCGCCGACGACACCCGCATCGGCTACCCGCCCACCCGGGTCTGGGGCATCCCCGCCGCGGGCATGTGGGCGCACCGCCTCGGCGACCAGCGCGCCAAGCGGCTGCTCTTCACCGGCGACTCGCTCACCGGCGCGCAGGCCGCCGAGTGGGGGCTCGCGGTCGAATCCTGGCCCGCGGCCGAACTGGATGCCCGCACCGAGGATTTCGTCGCCCGGATCGCCCGCATGCCGCTGAACCAGCTGGTCATGGCGAAGCTCGCGGTGACGAGTTCGCTGCTCGCCCAGGGCGTCGCCAACTCCGGCATGGTCAGCACCGTCTTCGACGGCATCTCCCGGCACACCCGCGAGGGGTACGCCTTCCAGCTCCGGGCCGCCACCGCCGGGTTCCGCGAAGCGGTCCGCGAGCGCGACGAGCCGTTCGGCGACTGGAAGGGCAGCCCGAAGGGCTGA
- a CDS encoding sensor histidine kinase has translation MRVRGSVAGRLTVEAWFQLVLGLMVVLVLASAAAGAQVIGQTMQSSNRLIDRLQPAAAEAYRLQGALLNQETGVRGYAITADPQFLQPYETGRRDEERAVARIRELVGDRPELLRDLEEIERTAAAWRAMHAEPVTDTTTPEQAVAVAAATVAPSKVVFDGLRDRFRTQNADFGVALAADRADLTRTRDIRNTVLLGLVVLFVLAALALTAIVRRLVAHPLRGLTAASLLVAGGEFDHHIEARGPSDLRTVAEAVEDMRRRIVAELQSSRAQEAKLAEQAADLDAQTVELRRSNQELEQFAYVASHDLQEPLRKVASFCQLLEKRYGDQLDERGKQYIDFAVDGAKRMQVLINDLLTFSRVGRVDDTTAPIALDGPLDRALGNLAEVVERAGATIERPAALPEVLGNPTLLIMLWQNLIGNAVKFARPGVPPVVRIECAEAAAGGYEFVVSDNGIGVAPEFAEKVFVIFQRLHNREEYSGTGIGLALCRKIVEFHGGRIAVDTGYTDGARFRFTLPAPR, from the coding sequence GTGCGGGTCCGGGGTTCGGTGGCCGGGCGGCTGACCGTCGAGGCGTGGTTCCAGCTGGTGCTCGGGTTGATGGTGGTGCTCGTGCTGGCGAGCGCAGCCGCGGGCGCCCAGGTGATCGGGCAGACCATGCAGAGCTCGAATCGGCTGATCGACCGGTTGCAGCCCGCCGCCGCCGAGGCGTACCGCCTGCAGGGCGCGCTGCTCAACCAGGAGACCGGGGTGCGCGGCTACGCCATCACCGCCGACCCGCAGTTCCTGCAGCCCTACGAGACCGGCCGCCGGGACGAGGAGCGGGCCGTCGCCCGGATCCGGGAGCTGGTCGGCGACCGCCCCGAGCTGCTCCGCGACCTCGAGGAGATCGAGCGCACCGCCGCGGCCTGGCGCGCCATGCACGCCGAGCCGGTCACCGACACCACCACCCCTGAGCAGGCCGTCGCGGTGGCCGCGGCGACGGTGGCGCCGAGCAAGGTGGTCTTCGACGGCCTGCGCGACCGTTTCCGTACCCAGAACGCCGATTTCGGCGTCGCGCTCGCCGCCGACCGCGCCGATCTGACCCGCACCAGGGATATCCGCAACACCGTGCTGCTCGGCCTGGTGGTGCTCTTCGTGCTGGCCGCGCTGGCGCTCACCGCCATCGTGCGCAGGCTGGTCGCGCACCCACTGCGCGGGCTGACCGCCGCGTCGCTGCTGGTGGCGGGTGGCGAGTTCGATCACCACATCGAGGCGCGGGGTCCGTCGGATCTGCGGACGGTGGCCGAGGCGGTGGAGGATATGCGGCGGCGGATCGTGGCGGAGTTGCAGTCCTCGCGGGCGCAGGAGGCGAAGCTGGCCGAGCAGGCGGCGGATCTGGATGCGCAGACGGTGGAGTTGCGGCGGTCGAATCAGGAGCTGGAGCAGTTCGCGTATGTGGCCTCGCACGATCTGCAGGAGCCGTTGCGGAAGGTGGCGTCGTTCTGTCAGTTGCTGGAGAAACGGTACGGCGATCAGCTCGACGAGCGAGGTAAGCAGTACATCGATTTCGCGGTCGACGGTGCCAAGCGGATGCAGGTGCTGATCAACGACCTGCTCACCTTCTCCCGGGTCGGCCGGGTGGACGACACCACAGCCCCTATCGCGCTGGACGGCCCGCTGGACCGGGCGCTCGGGAACCTGGCCGAGGTCGTCGAGCGCGCCGGGGCCACGATCGAGCGGCCCGCGGCGCTGCCCGAGGTGCTCGGCAACCCCACCCTGCTGATCATGCTGTGGCAGAACCTGATCGGCAACGCGGTGAAGTTCGCCCGGCCCGGCGTGCCGCCCGTCGTGCGGATCGAGTGCGCCGAGGCGGCGGCGGGCGGGTACGAGTTCGTGGTGTCGGACAACGGGATCGGCGTCGCCCCGGAGTTCGCCGAGAAGGTCTTCGTGATCTTCCAGCGGCTGCACAACCGGGAGGAGTACTCCGGCACCGGGATCGGGCTCGCGCTGTGCCGCAAGATCGTCGAGTTCCACGGCGGCCGGATCGCCGTCGACACCGGCTACACCGACGGCGCCCGCTTCCGCTTCACCCTGCCCGCCCCGCGCTGA
- a CDS encoding DUF6194 family protein yields the protein MEIDEIVRLVSALDGVLAQCPRPGDPGVPEIAWGDTFFCYAPDGRLPRAQPFATIVTKDYPGDAGSRLRAPHRFRLNIAVDAAAFAAHTGHPPRARVPAPDPAATDTLFAHPLYGAAGWLAVVNPGSRTASVLPGLLRGAHAGAKRRQRPAHRPAGRLDDTETAMTNSPADPGS from the coding sequence ATGGAAATCGACGAGATCGTCCGCCTTGTCTCCGCCCTCGACGGGGTGCTCGCGCAGTGCCCGCGCCCCGGCGACCCGGGCGTGCCCGAGATCGCCTGGGGCGACACCTTCTTCTGCTACGCCCCGGACGGCAGGCTCCCCCGCGCCCAGCCCTTCGCCACCATCGTGACCAAGGACTACCCCGGCGACGCCGGTTCGCGGCTGCGCGCCCCCCACCGCTTCCGGCTCAATATCGCCGTGGACGCGGCGGCCTTCGCCGCGCACACCGGGCACCCGCCGCGCGCCCGGGTGCCCGCCCCCGACCCCGCCGCCACCGACACCCTCTTCGCGCACCCGCTCTACGGCGCGGCGGGCTGGCTCGCCGTGGTGAACCCGGGCAGCCGAACCGCTTCCGTGCTCCCGGGGCTGCTCCGGGGTGCGCACGCCGGGGCGAAGCGGCGGCAGCGCCCCGCGCACCGCCCCGCCGGGCGGCTGGACGATACTGAAACGGCCATGACGAACTCCCCCGCCGACCCGGGCTCATGA
- a CDS encoding DUF1304 domain-containing protein, which produces MIVAGLVLAGIAAAIHVYIFQLESLAWTAPRTRAIFGVNAQDAEITKPLAFNQGFYNLFLAITIAAGIVAVALDHLAVGATLVFAGAGSMVAAGLVLLLSDPRKLRPALIQLVAPLLGIVILAIGLAV; this is translated from the coding sequence ATGATCGTCGCCGGACTCGTCCTGGCCGGAATCGCCGCGGCGATCCACGTGTACATCTTCCAGCTGGAATCGCTGGCCTGGACCGCGCCGCGCACGAGGGCGATCTTCGGGGTGAACGCCCAGGACGCCGAGATCACCAAGCCGCTCGCCTTCAACCAGGGCTTCTACAACCTCTTCCTGGCGATCACGATCGCGGCGGGGATCGTCGCCGTCGCGCTCGACCACCTGGCGGTCGGCGCGACGCTGGTGTTCGCCGGCGCGGGCAGCATGGTCGCGGCCGGGCTGGTGCTGCTGCTCTCCGACCCGCGCAAGCTGCGGCCCGCGCTCATCCAGCTGGTCGCGCCGCTGCTCGGCATCGTGATCCTCGCCATCGGGCTGGCCGTCTGA